Proteins encoded within one genomic window of bacterium:
- a CDS encoding T9SS type A sorting domain-containing protein: MEAPHGNPKTKSEAAYILKFVDIYDITGHIIAKLPTKDGSATWKPQNEIGSGIYFASIKINGKSYFAKLIYIK; this comes from the coding sequence ATGGAAGCGCCACATGGAAACCCCAAAACGAAATCGGAAGCGGCATATATTTTAAAGTTCGTAGACATATATGACATTACAGGGCATATAATAGCAAAACTCCCCACGAAAGATGGAAGCGCCACTTGGAAACCCCAGAACGAAATCGGAAGCGGCATATACTTTGCCAGCATAAAAATCAACGGAAAAAGCTACTTCGCAAAACTAATCTATATTAAATAA
- a CDS encoding CDP-alcohol phosphatidyltransferase family protein — translation MAKNKNVMTYPLSRLPSRIITVPNLLTLARMILLPFLIYALSVRNIYGYGPAVKVGILMIATDLLDGFIARKFNQHSKLGSIIDPMSDKIIIATLGIYFSVTRELPLWVAFFIVIRELLIITMGTILVIQYKHILSTHITGRLSPLIWGAVFIFTAMGAKTPAYTLLYFAVIFTVYSSFVYIKSFIKAVSEA, via the coding sequence ATGGCAAAGAACAAAAATGTTATGACATACCCTCTAAGCAGGCTACCATCGCGGATAATAACGGTTCCCAATCTTCTCACACTGGCAAGAATGATACTCCTTCCATTCCTTATTTACGCGCTGAGTGTGCGCAACATATACGGCTACGGACCAGCAGTAAAAGTAGGAATACTCATGATCGCAACCGACCTCCTCGATGGCTTTATCGCGAGAAAATTTAATCAGCACTCAAAGCTCGGAAGCATTATCGACCCTATGTCCGATAAAATAATAATAGCAACACTCGGAATCTACTTTTCTGTTACCAGAGAACTGCCCCTATGGGTTGCGTTTTTCATCGTGATAAGAGAACTGCTTATAATAACCATGGGTACCATCCTCGTTATCCAATACAAACACATACTTTCGACGCACATTACTGGAAGGCTCAGCCCACTGATTTGGGGAGCAGTGTTTATTTTCACAGCTATGGGGGCGAAAACGCCCGCTTACACGCTGCTTTACTTCGCGGTAATTTTCACGGTGTATTCAAGCTTTGTTTACATAAAATCCTTCATAAAAGCTGTATCGGAGGCATGA